One part of the Puniceicoccus vermicola genome encodes these proteins:
- a CDS encoding glycyl-radical enzyme activating protein → MKTQESVADSGIVFDIQRASLHDGPGLRTTVFLKGCPLRCAWCHNPESQKREPQVGRSGKLYGKRMSVDDVMDVVRADRSYYESSGGGMTVSGGEPTVQFEFCRALLQAARNEGIHTCLDTCGQVSRERLEELLPWVDLFHFDLKHWNAAGHRQWTGVDGRLIQQNLDWLLEQGARIHLRCPIIPGVNDDAEHAAFLDRWERHPGIEYLERLPYHSIGNAKYEDLGMAVPQF, encoded by the coding sequence ATGAAGACTCAAGAGTCAGTGGCGGATTCCGGAATCGTTTTCGACATTCAGCGAGCCTCCTTGCATGACGGACCGGGGTTGCGGACGACGGTCTTTCTCAAAGGGTGCCCGTTGCGTTGTGCCTGGTGCCACAACCCCGAATCCCAGAAGCGGGAACCGCAGGTCGGTCGATCCGGAAAGCTGTATGGGAAGCGGATGTCCGTGGACGACGTCATGGATGTGGTTCGCGCGGATCGGTCCTATTACGAGTCATCGGGTGGGGGAATGACCGTTTCCGGCGGGGAGCCCACGGTGCAGTTTGAATTTTGCCGGGCGCTTCTCCAAGCCGCTCGCAACGAGGGGATTCATACCTGTCTCGACACCTGCGGCCAAGTCTCGCGCGAGCGGCTCGAGGAACTCCTGCCGTGGGTGGATCTCTTCCACTTCGACCTCAAGCATTGGAATGCCGCAGGACATCGCCAGTGGACCGGAGTCGATGGTCGCTTGATCCAGCAAAACCTGGACTGGCTTCTGGAGCAGGGCGCTCGGATTCATTTGCGATGCCCGATCATTCCCGGAGTGAACGACGACGCCGAACACGCAGCCTTTCTGGACCGCTGGGAACGCCATCCCGGAATCGAGTATTTGGAGCGCCTTCCGTATCACTCGATCGGCAATGCCAAATACGAAGACCTCGGGATGGCGGTTCCGCAGTTCTAG